A single Streptomyces mirabilis DNA region contains:
- the truB gene encoding tRNA pseudouridine(55) synthase TruB, whose amino-acid sequence MTQKTKTPDGLVIVDKPSGFTSHDVVAKMRGIARTRRVGHAGTLDPMATGVLVLGVEKATKLLGHLALTEKEYLGTIRLGQDTLTDDAEGDITSSTDASRVTREAIDAGIAKLTGRIMQVPSKVSAIKIDGVRSYKRAREGEDFEIPARPVTVSSFAVYDIRDAVAEDGTPVLDLVVSVVCSSGTYIRALARDLGADLGVGGHLTALRRTRVGPYKLDSARTLDQLQEELTVMPIAEAAAAAFPRWDVDTKRARLLLNGVRLEIPEEYAGVGAVAVFDAEGQFLALVEEQKGKAKSLAVFG is encoded by the coding sequence ATGACGCAGAAGACCAAGACGCCCGACGGGCTTGTCATCGTCGACAAGCCGTCGGGCTTCACTTCGCACGACGTGGTCGCCAAGATGCGCGGGATCGCCAGGACCCGCCGCGTCGGACATGCCGGCACCCTCGACCCCATGGCGACGGGTGTGCTCGTCCTCGGCGTCGAGAAGGCGACCAAGCTCCTCGGGCACCTCGCGCTCACCGAGAAGGAGTACCTGGGGACGATCCGGCTCGGCCAGGACACGCTGACCGACGACGCCGAGGGCGACATCACCTCGTCCACCGACGCCTCCAGGGTGACCAGGGAGGCCATCGACGCCGGGATCGCCAAGCTCACCGGCCGGATCATGCAGGTGCCGTCCAAGGTCAGTGCCATCAAGATCGACGGCGTGCGCTCGTACAAGCGGGCACGCGAAGGCGAGGACTTCGAGATCCCGGCCCGCCCGGTGACGGTCTCCTCGTTCGCGGTGTACGACATCCGGGACGCCGTGGCCGAGGACGGCACGCCGGTGCTCGACCTGGTCGTCTCCGTGGTCTGCTCGTCCGGGACGTACATCCGGGCGCTCGCCCGGGACCTGGGCGCGGACCTGGGGGTCGGCGGTCACCTCACCGCCCTGCGCCGCACCCGCGTCGGCCCGTACAAGCTCGACTCCGCGCGCACCCTCGACCAGCTCCAGGAGGAGCTGACCGTGATGCCGATCGCCGAGGCCGCCGCGGCCGCGTTCCCGCGCTGGGACGTGGACACCAAGCGGGCCCGGCTGCTGCTCAACGGCGTACGCCTGGAGATCCCCGAGGAGTACGCGGGGGTCGGCGCGGTGGCCGTGTTCGACGCCGAGGGCCAGTTCCTCGCGCTGGTGGAGGAACAGAAGGGCAAGGCGAAGAGCCTCGCCGTGTTCGGCTGA
- the rbfA gene encoding 30S ribosome-binding factor RbfA, with the protein MADNARAKRLADLIREVVAQKLQRGIKDPRLGTHVTITDTRVTGDLREATVFYTVYGDDEERAAAAAGLESAKGVLRSAVGAAAGVKFTPTLTFVADALPDTAKTIEDLLDKARASDAKVREVSAGATFAGDADPYKKPGEDDETDGDAAE; encoded by the coding sequence GTGGCCGACAACGCGCGTGCCAAGAGGCTGGCGGACCTCATCCGAGAGGTGGTGGCCCAGAAGCTGCAGCGTGGGATCAAGGACCCGCGGCTCGGCACCCATGTCACCATCACGGACACCCGGGTCACCGGGGACCTCCGGGAGGCGACCGTCTTCTACACGGTCTACGGGGACGACGAGGAGCGCGCGGCCGCGGCCGCGGGCCTGGAGAGCGCCAAGGGCGTGCTCCGCTCGGCGGTCGGCGCGGCGGCGGGCGTGAAGTTCACGCCGACGCTGACCTTCGTCGCGGACGCCCTGCCGGACACCGCCAAGACGATCGAGGACCTGCTCGACAAGGCGCGGGCCTCGGACGCGAAGGTGCGCGAGGTCTCGGCCGGTGCCACCTTCGCCGGTGACGCGGACCCGTACAAGAAGCCGGGCGAGGACGACGAGACGGACGGCGACGCCGCGGAATGA
- a CDS encoding DUF503 domain-containing protein, with protein MYVGTLSFDLLLGDVHSLKEKRSLVRPIVAELQRKYAVSVAETGNQDLHRRAEIGLAMVSGDTEHLTDVLDRCERLVAARPEVELLSVRRRLHTDED; from the coding sequence ATGTATGTGGGGACGCTGTCCTTCGATCTGCTCCTCGGCGATGTGCACTCGCTCAAGGAGAAACGCTCTCTAGTCCGGCCGATCGTCGCTGAACTCCAGCGGAAGTACGCGGTGAGCGTGGCGGAGACGGGCAACCAGGACCTTCATCGCAGGGCCGAGATCGGCCTGGCGATGGTCTCCGGAGACACCGAGCACCTCACCGACGTACTGGACCGGTGCGAGCGGCTCGTCGCGGCGCGACCGGAGGTGGAGCTGCTGTCGGTACGGCGCAGACTTCATACAGACGAAGACTGA
- the infB gene encoding translation initiation factor IF-2 — MAKVRVYELAKEFGVESKVVMAKLQELGEFVRSASSTIEAPVVRKLTDALQQGSGGGKPASARKAAPAKPGAPSPAQAARPAAPRPPAPKPAVAERPAAPVTPAASAAPVTPAAPGPRPTPGPKPAPKPAPAAPAPVAAEFTAPPSAPAAPAAGPRPGAPRPGGQAPRPGGARPAGGPGQGGQGRGDRPERGDRQGAPRPGGQAPRPGARPAGPRPGNNPFTSGGSTGMARPQAPRPGGAPRPGGDRPGGAPRPQGAGQDRGPRPQGGPGGAPRPQGGPGGARPTPGGMPRPQGGAPRPGGGPAGNRPNPGMMPQRPAAGSPRPGGGPGGRGPGGGGGRPGGPGGGGGRPGGGGFAGRPGGGGGGFAGRPAGPGGGGGGGFAGRPGGPGGGGGGRPGFGGRPGGPGGRGGTQGAFGRPGGPARRGRKSKRQRRQEYEAMQAPSVGGVMLPRGNGQSVRLSRGASLTDFAEKIGANPASLVGVMMNLGEMVTATQSVSDETLKLLADEMNFVLEIVSPEEEDRELLESFDIEFGEDEGGEEFLVARPPVVTVMGHVDHGKTRLLDTIRKTNVVAGEAGGITQHIGAYQVTTQVNEEERKITFIDTPGHEAFTAMRARGAKSTDIAILVVAANDGVMPQTIEALNHAKAADVPIVVAVNKIDVEGADPTKVRGQLTEFGLVAEEYGGDTMFVDISAKQGLNIEELLEAVVLTADASLDLRANPEQDAQGIAIESHLDRGRGAVATVLVQRGTLRVGDTMVVGDAYGRVRAMLDDKGENVEEAGPSTPVLVLGLTNVPGAGDNFLVVDEDRTARQIAEKRAARERNANFARRGVRFSLENLDEALKAGLVQELNLIIKGDASGSVEALESSLLQLDVGDEVDIRVLHRGVGAVTESDINLATGSDAIVIGFNVRAAGRAAQMAEREGVDVRYYSVIYQAIEEIEAALKGMLKPEYEEVELGTAEIREVFKSSKLGNIAGVLVRSGEVKRNTKARLVRDGKVIAENLNISGLRRFKDDVTEIREGFEGGINLGNFNDIKVDDVIATYEMREKPRS, encoded by the coding sequence GTGGCTAAGGTCCGGGTATACGAACTCGCCAAGGAGTTCGGGGTTGAGAGCAAGGTCGTCATGGCCAAGCTCCAAGAGCTCGGTGAATTCGTCCGTTCGGCGTCCTCGACGATCGAGGCGCCCGTTGTACGCAAACTGACTGACGCCCTCCAGCAGGGCAGCGGTGGCGGCAAGCCCGCCTCCGCCCGTAAGGCTGCCCCGGCGAAGCCGGGTGCCCCCTCTCCGGCGCAGGCTGCCCGTCCGGCCGCCCCGCGCCCGCCGGCCCCGAAGCCGGCCGTGGCCGAGCGCCCCGCTGCGCCGGTCACTCCGGCTGCGTCGGCTGCTCCGGTCACTCCGGCTGCACCGGGTCCGCGCCCGACCCCGGGTCCCAAGCCCGCACCGAAGCCCGCTCCGGCGGCTCCGGCTCCGGTCGCGGCCGAGTTCACCGCGCCCCCGTCGGCTCCCGCGGCTCCCGCCGCAGGTCCCCGTCCGGGCGCCCCGCGTCCCGGTGGCCAGGCCCCGCGTCCCGGCGGTGCCCGTCCGGCCGGTGGTCCCGGCCAGGGTGGTCAGGGTCGCGGCGACCGTCCCGAGCGCGGCGACCGTCAGGGCGCCCCGCGTCCCGGCGGCCAGGCCCCGCGTCCCGGTGCTCGTCCGGCCGGCCCGCGTCCGGGCAACAACCCGTTCACCTCTGGTGGCTCCACCGGCATGGCGCGCCCGCAGGCGCCCCGTCCGGGCGGTGCCCCGCGCCCCGGTGGCGACCGTCCCGGCGGCGCTCCGCGTCCGCAGGGCGCGGGTCAGGACCGTGGTCCCCGTCCCCAGGGCGGTCCCGGCGGCGCTCCGCGTCCGCAGGGCGGTCCGGGCGGTGCCCGTCCGACTCCGGGTGGCATGCCTCGTCCGCAGGGCGGCGCTCCGCGTCCCGGCGGTGGCCCCGCCGGTAACCGTCCCAACCCCGGCATGATGCCGCAGCGTCCCGCTGCGGGCAGTCCCCGTCCCGGTGGTGGCCCCGGTGGCCGCGGTCCCGGTGGCGGCGGCGGTCGTCCCGGTGGTCCCGGTGGCGGCGGCGGTCGTCCGGGCGGCGGCGGCTTCGCCGGTCGTCCCGGTGGCGGCGGTGGCGGCTTCGCGGGTCGTCCCGCTGGTCCCGGCGGTGGCGGCGGTGGCGGTTTCGCCGGTCGTCCCGGTGGTCCCGGCGGTGGCGGCGGTGGCCGTCCCGGCTTCGGCGGTCGTCCCGGTGGTCCGGGTGGCCGTGGTGGCACGCAGGGTGCGTTCGGCCGTCCCGGCGGTCCGGCGCGTCGTGGTCGCAAGTCGAAGCGGCAGAGGCGCCAGGAGTACGAGGCCATGCAGGCCCCGTCGGTCGGCGGCGTGATGCTGCCTCGCGGCAACGGACAGTCCGTCCGCCTGTCGCGCGGTGCGTCCCTCACCGACTTCGCGGAGAAGATCGGCGCCAACCCGGCGTCGCTCGTCGGCGTGATGATGAACCTCGGCGAGATGGTCACTGCCACGCAGTCCGTCTCCGACGAGACGCTGAAGCTCCTCGCGGACGAGATGAACTTCGTCCTCGAGATCGTCAGCCCCGAGGAGGAGGACCGCGAGCTGCTCGAGTCCTTCGACATCGAGTTCGGCGAGGACGAGGGTGGCGAGGAGTTCCTCGTCGCACGTCCGCCGGTCGTGACCGTCATGGGTCACGTCGACCACGGTAAGACCCGCCTCCTCGACACCATCCGCAAGACGAACGTCGTCGCGGGCGAGGCCGGCGGTATCACGCAGCACATCGGTGCGTACCAGGTCACGACCCAGGTCAACGAAGAAGAGCGCAAGATCACCTTCATCGACACCCCGGGTCACGAGGCGTTCACCGCCATGCGTGCCCGTGGTGCGAAGTCGACCGACATCGCGATCCTCGTGGTGGCGGCCAACGACGGTGTGATGCCCCAGACGATCGAGGCGCTGAACCACGCCAAGGCGGCCGACGTGCCGATCGTGGTCGCGGTCAACAAGATCGACGTCGAGGGTGCCGACCCGACCAAGGTGCGCGGTCAGCTCACCGAGTTCGGTCTGGTGGCCGAGGAGTACGGCGGCGACACGATGTTCGTCGACATCTCCGCCAAGCAGGGCCTCAACATCGAGGAGCTGCTGGAGGCCGTGGTCCTGACCGCGGACGCCTCGCTCGACCTGCGGGCCAACCCGGAGCAGGACGCGCAGGGCATCGCGATCGAGTCCCACCTCGACCGTGGCCGCGGCGCCGTCGCGACCGTCCTGGTCCAGCGAGGCACCCTGCGGGTCGGCGACACCATGGTGGTCGGCGACGCGTACGGCCGTGTCCGCGCGATGCTCGACGACAAGGGCGAGAACGTGGAAGAGGCGGGTCCCTCGACCCCGGTCCTCGTCCTCGGTCTCACCAACGTCCCGGGCGCCGGCGACAACTTCCTGGTTGTCGACGAGGACCGCACGGCGCGTCAGATCGCCGAGAAGCGCGCGGCGCGTGAGCGCAACGCCAACTTCGCCCGCCGGGGTGTCCGGTTCTCCCTGGAGAACCTGGACGAGGCCCTCAAGGCCGGTCTGGTGCAGGAACTCAACCTCATCATCAAGGGCGACGCGTCCGGTTCGGTGGAGGCTCTCGAGTCCTCGCTGCTCCAGCTCGACGTCGGCGACGAGGTCGACATCCGTGTCCTGCACCGCGGTGTGGGTGCGGTCACCGAGTCGGACATCAACCTGGCGACCGGCTCCGACGCGATCGTCATCGGCTTCAACGTCCGCGCTGCGGGCCGCGCGGCGCAGATGGCGGAGCGCGAGGGCGTCGACGTCCGGTACTACTCGGTGATCTACCAGGCCATCGAGGAGATCGAGGCGGCCCTCAAGGGCATGCTCAAGCCGGAGTACGAGGAGGTCGAGCTCGGCACGGCGGAGATCCGCGAGGTCTTCAAGTCGTCCAAGCTGGGCAACATCGCCGGTGTCCTGGTCCGCTCGGGCGAGGTCAAGCGCAACACCAAGGCGCGCCTCGTCCGCGACGGCAAGGTCATCGCGGAGAACCTCAACATCTCCGGTCTGCGTCGCTTCAAGGACGACGTCACCGAGATCCGCGAAGGCTTCGAGGGTGGTATCAACCTCGGAAACTTCAACGACATCAAGGTCGACGACGTCATCGCGACGTACGAGATGCGCGAGAAGCCGCGGTCGTAA
- a CDS encoding YlxR family protein: MSGRTRARACPERTCVGCRERAAKTDLLRIVAVEGECVPDHRGTLPGRGAYVHPALVCFDLAVRRRAFPRALRAPGPLDTAALRLCVEQATP, translated from the coding sequence GTGTCTGGCCGGACGCGAGCCCGCGCATGCCCTGAACGCACCTGTGTGGGGTGCCGGGAGCGAGCGGCCAAGACTGATCTGCTGCGGATCGTGGCGGTCGAGGGCGAATGTGTCCCCGATCATCGCGGTACGCTGCCCGGCCGGGGCGCATATGTGCACCCCGCCCTGGTCTGTTTCGACCTGGCGGTACGCCGCCGGGCGTTCCCGCGGGCGCTGCGTGCCCCGGGACCGCTCGACACAGCGGCGTTGCGCCTCTGCGTCGAGCAGGCAACACCGTAA
- the nusA gene encoding transcription termination factor NusA, producing the protein MDIDMSALRGLVREKEISFDLLVGAIESALLIAYHRTEGSRRHARVKLDRETGHVTVWAKEDPEDLEEGQEVREFDDTPSGFGRIAATTAKQVILQRLRDAEDDATLGEYAGREGDIVTGVVQQGRDPKNVLVDIGKLEAILPVQEQVPGETYQHGLRLRSYVVRVAKGVRGPSVTLSRTHPNLVKKLFALEVPEIADGSVEISAIAREAGHRTKIAVRSTRSGLNAKGACIGPMGGRVRNVMAELNGEKIDIVDWSDDPAEMVANALSPARVSKVEVVDLAARSARVTVPDYQLSLAIGKEGQNARLAARLTGWRIDIRPDTEQPSDETARRGADQHRE; encoded by the coding sequence GTGGACATCGACATGAGTGCCCTGCGGGGCTTGGTACGGGAGAAGGAGATCTCCTTCGACCTGCTGGTCGGGGCGATCGAGTCGGCCCTCCTCATCGCCTACCACCGCACCGAGGGAAGCCGCCGCCACGCGCGCGTCAAGCTCGACCGGGAGACCGGCCATGTGACCGTGTGGGCGAAGGAGGACCCCGAGGACCTGGAGGAGGGGCAGGAGGTACGCGAGTTCGACGACACCCCGTCGGGGTTCGGCCGGATCGCCGCGACCACCGCCAAGCAGGTCATCCTGCAGCGCCTGCGGGACGCCGAGGACGACGCGACGCTCGGTGAGTACGCCGGGCGTGAGGGCGACATCGTCACGGGTGTCGTACAGCAGGGGCGCGACCCCAAGAACGTGCTCGTCGACATCGGCAAGCTGGAGGCCATCCTGCCGGTGCAGGAGCAGGTCCCGGGAGAGACGTATCAGCACGGGCTGCGGCTGCGCTCGTACGTCGTTCGGGTGGCGAAGGGCGTGCGCGGTCCGTCCGTCACCCTGTCGCGTACGCACCCCAATCTGGTGAAGAAGCTCTTCGCGCTGGAGGTCCCGGAGATCGCCGACGGTTCCGTCGAGATCTCCGCGATCGCACGCGAGGCCGGTCACCGTACGAAGATCGCCGTCCGGTCCACCCGTTCGGGTCTGAACGCCAAGGGCGCCTGCATCGGCCCCATGGGCGGCCGGGTGCGCAACGTGATGGCCGAGCTGAACGGCGAGAAGATCGACATCGTCGACTGGTCGGACGACCCGGCCGAGATGGTGGCGAACGCGCTCTCCCCGGCCCGCGTCTCGAAGGTCGAGGTCGTGGACCTCGCGGCCCGCTCCGCCCGCGTGACCGTCCCGGACTACCAGCTGTCGCTGGCGATCGGCAAGGAGGGCCAGAACGCCCGCCTCGCGGCCCGCCTCACCGGCTGGCGCATCGACATCCGTCCGGACACCGAGCAGCCGTCCGACGAGACAGCTCGGCGCGGCGCGGACCAGCACCGGGAATAG
- the rimP gene encoding ribosome maturation factor RimP — MSTTQSERLRVLLEPLVSSQGLDLEEVEVDSVGRKRVLRVVVDSDEGADLDAIADVSRALSVKLDETDAMGEGEYTLEVGTPGAERELKEHRHYVRATDRLVKFQLGDGDELVARILGVDEEGVDVEVPGVKGRKPTAKRLAFQDIAKARVQVEFNRKNKNEENAEEA; from the coding sequence ATGAGCACCACCCAGAGCGAGAGGCTGCGAGTACTGCTGGAACCGCTCGTCAGCTCTCAGGGCCTCGACCTCGAAGAGGTCGAAGTGGACTCGGTCGGACGTAAGCGTGTGCTGCGTGTTGTCGTCGATTCGGACGAAGGCGCCGATCTGGACGCGATCGCCGATGTGAGCCGCGCGCTCTCGGTGAAGCTCGACGAGACGGACGCGATGGGCGAGGGCGAGTACACCCTCGAGGTCGGAACCCCCGGTGCCGAGCGCGAGCTCAAGGAGCACCGTCACTACGTACGCGCCACGGACCGCCTGGTGAAGTTCCAGCTGGGGGACGGCGACGAGTTGGTCGCGAGAATCCTCGGCGTGGACGAAGAAGGAGTCGATGTCGAGGTGCCGGGCGTGAAGGGGCGCAAGCCCACCGCCAAGCGGCTCGCCTTCCAGGACATCGCCAAGGCCCGCGTCCAGGTCGAGTTCAACCGTAAGAACAAGAACGAAGAGAACGCAGAGGAGGCGTAG
- a CDS encoding ferritin-like domain-containing protein — translation MSTTEDTKSTKEAERAELGALQAALAAEHAVVYGYGVVGGRIDKGRRGEARSAYDAHRARRDELARAVRDLGGRPEVSAAAYALPFAVKDSAAAVQLAADLEDRVAGAYSDLVRASSGDRRRTAAEALREAAVRAVRWRGESVAFPGLAERAAPSATPAAATPSPS, via the coding sequence GTGAGCACGACCGAGGACACAAAGAGCACCAAGGAGGCCGAGCGAGCCGAACTCGGCGCGTTGCAGGCCGCGCTCGCCGCCGAGCACGCCGTCGTCTACGGGTACGGAGTCGTCGGCGGCAGGATCGACAAGGGACGCCGGGGCGAGGCCCGCTCGGCGTACGACGCCCATCGGGCCCGGCGCGACGAACTCGCGCGCGCCGTACGGGACCTGGGCGGCAGGCCGGAGGTCTCCGCGGCGGCGTACGCGCTGCCGTTCGCCGTGAAGGACTCCGCCGCGGCCGTGCAGCTCGCGGCCGACTTGGAGGACCGCGTCGCCGGGGCGTACTCCGATCTCGTACGCGCCTCCTCGGGCGATCGGCGGCGCACGGCCGCCGAGGCGCTGCGGGAGGCGGCGGTGCGGGCGGTGCGCTGGCGCGGGGAGAGCGTAGCCTTCCCTGGTCTCGCCGAGCGGGCGGCCCCCTCGGCCACCCCTGCCGCGGCAACGCCGTCGCCCTCGTGA
- a CDS encoding aminoglycoside phosphotransferase family protein gives MAFEPPRRLVRALGETQRSGSNGSGGSDGTGEWLDKLPVLAQQAVDLRELTVERVQAPGGRSSLVLLVRRADGTPAVLKLAPPRARPESERAALAHWDGRGAVQLLNPADAQGDTHGVLLLERLRPDLSVRSLPEAKALLEAAGTLRRLWVEPPATHVFETVAERTGRQAEAMRAAASADTEVAPLVDAALAAREELLAGLPEERLLHGTFRQSKVLAGERMPWLAVGPDPVVGECAFDLARLVRDRVEDLIASPSGSSITRRRVKRLAESLEVDQERLRGWTLFRAVESGVRAGRVGRPQDAELLLEFAGWL, from the coding sequence ATGGCCTTCGAACCGCCGCGGCGCCTGGTACGGGCACTCGGCGAGACGCAGCGGAGCGGGTCCAACGGCTCCGGCGGGTCCGACGGGACGGGCGAGTGGCTGGACAAGCTGCCCGTGCTGGCGCAACAGGCGGTCGATCTACGCGAGTTGACCGTGGAGCGGGTGCAGGCACCCGGCGGCCGCAGCAGCCTTGTCCTGCTCGTCCGGCGGGCCGACGGGACGCCCGCCGTGCTGAAGCTGGCGCCGCCGCGGGCCCGTCCGGAGAGCGAGCGGGCCGCGCTCGCCCACTGGGACGGACGCGGCGCCGTACAGCTCCTCAACCCCGCCGACGCGCAGGGCGACACCCACGGCGTACTGCTGTTGGAGCGCCTGCGTCCCGATCTGTCCGTGCGTTCGCTGCCGGAGGCGAAGGCTCTGCTGGAGGCGGCCGGGACGCTGCGGCGGCTGTGGGTCGAACCGCCCGCCACCCATGTCTTCGAGACCGTCGCCGAGCGGACCGGGCGGCAGGCCGAGGCGATGCGGGCGGCGGCGAGCGCCGACACCGAGGTCGCGCCCCTGGTCGACGCGGCGCTCGCGGCTCGCGAGGAGCTCCTCGCCGGCCTGCCCGAGGAGCGGTTGCTGCACGGCACCTTCCGGCAGAGCAAGGTGCTCGCCGGTGAGCGCATGCCCTGGCTGGCCGTGGGCCCGGACCCGGTGGTCGGCGAGTGCGCCTTCGACCTGGCCCGGCTGGTCCGGGACCGGGTGGAGGACCTGATCGCGTCCCCTTCCGGATCGTCGATCACACGGCGACGGGTCAAGCGGCTCGCCGAGTCCCTGGAGGTGGACCAGGAGCGGCTGCGGGGCTGGACGTTGTTCCGGGCGGTCGAGTCCGGCGTACGGGCGGGGCGGGTCGGGCGTCCGCAGGACGCGGAGCTGCTGCTGGAGTTCGCGGGCTGGCTCTGA
- a CDS encoding ferredoxin, which produces MARHAHRTDRADRTHRLDVDWTACQGHGLCAELLPEHITLDEWGYPLLGEAPLPSTTLKRARRAAADCPVLALELATTQGSQG; this is translated from the coding sequence ATGGCCCGCCACGCCCACCGCACCGACCGTGCGGACCGCACGCACCGCCTGGATGTCGACTGGACCGCCTGCCAGGGCCACGGCCTGTGCGCGGAACTCCTCCCCGAACACATCACGCTCGACGAGTGGGGCTACCCGCTCCTGGGCGAGGCCCCCCTTCCATCCACCACCCTGAAACGCGCCCGCAGAGCCGCCGCCGACTGCCCGGTACTGGCCCTCGAACTCGCCACCACACAGGGAAGTCAGGGCTAG
- a CDS encoding NADH-ubiquinone oxidoreductase-F iron-sulfur binding region domain-containing protein encodes MTTTMTTTTTATTTATATTTMATTFTDIYMPPRLLAPGSAPAGFTTHEQRYGPVVHGDPAQLLRTVAESGLTGRGGAAFPTYRKLVSVAEAGRRTGRTPVVVANGAEGEPASAKDRTLLWLSPHLVLDGLQLAAEAVGAGEAYLAVEDHATPLEAALAERRDPLRVRTVRVPKRFLSGQSSALTQYVSGHAALPRHQRPPVREQGVHRAPTLVQNVETLAHLALIARYGADWFRSVGTPAEPGSALCTVHVPGREVRVVEAPFGMPLHRLLPLDGIGAVLVGGYHGTWLPAAEAATRTLTVADLGAGVLAALPTGRCGLAETARVLRHLALESAGQCGPCLNGLPRIAAAFQTLAAPGPQGGTRDDIARLAGLVEGRGACHHPDGTVRLVRSALTTFAAELDAHAAGHCTATDHTPLLPVPANRN; translated from the coding sequence ATGACCACGACCATGACCACGACCACGACCGCGACCACGACCGCGACCGCGACGACGACCATGGCCACCACCTTTACGGACATCTACATGCCACCTCGCCTGCTCGCCCCCGGTAGCGCCCCGGCCGGCTTCACCACCCACGAGCAGCGCTACGGCCCGGTCGTGCACGGAGACCCGGCCCAACTGCTGCGCACGGTCGCCGAGTCCGGGCTCACCGGCCGCGGCGGCGCCGCATTCCCCACGTACCGCAAGCTGGTCTCGGTCGCCGAGGCGGGCCGCCGCACCGGTCGCACCCCGGTCGTCGTCGCCAACGGCGCGGAGGGCGAGCCCGCGAGCGCGAAGGACAGGACACTGCTGTGGCTGTCGCCCCATCTCGTCCTGGACGGGCTGCAGTTGGCGGCCGAGGCGGTCGGCGCGGGGGAGGCGTACCTCGCGGTCGAGGACCACGCCACGCCCCTCGAAGCGGCGCTCGCCGAGCGACGGGACCCGCTGCGGGTACGCACGGTACGCGTCCCGAAGCGCTTCCTGTCCGGCCAGTCCTCGGCCCTCACCCAGTACGTCTCCGGACACGCGGCCCTCCCGCGCCACCAGCGGCCCCCGGTGCGTGAACAGGGCGTGCACCGCGCGCCGACGCTCGTCCAGAACGTCGAGACGCTCGCCCACCTCGCCCTGATCGCCCGCTACGGCGCCGACTGGTTCCGCTCGGTGGGCACCCCGGCCGAGCCGGGCAGCGCCCTGTGCACGGTGCATGTGCCCGGCCGCGAGGTACGGGTCGTCGAAGCCCCCTTCGGGATGCCGCTGCACCGTCTCCTCCCGCTGGACGGCATCGGCGCGGTCCTGGTCGGCGGCTACCACGGCACCTGGCTCCCGGCCGCCGAGGCCGCGACCCGCACGCTGACCGTCGCCGACCTCGGCGCGGGCGTGCTCGCCGCGCTGCCCACAGGCCGCTGCGGTCTCGCCGAGACCGCCCGTGTGCTGCGCCACCTGGCCCTCGAGTCGGCGGGCCAGTGCGGACCTTGCCTCAACGGTCTGCCCCGTATCGCCGCCGCCTTCCAGACCCTGGCCGCACCCGGTCCGCAGGGCGGCACCCGCGACGACATCGCCCGCCTGGCCGGACTCGTCGAGGGCCGCGGCGCCTGCCACCACCCCGACGGCACGGTCCGCCTGGTGCGCAGCGCGCTCACGACCTTCGCCGCCGAACTCGACGCGCACGCCGCGGGCCACTGCACGGCGACCGACCACACCCCGCTGCTGCCCGTCCCCGCGAACAGGAACTGA
- a CDS encoding ferric reductase-like transmembrane domain-containing protein: protein MSDSSLLWYANRATGAVSLVLFTVVVLLGIAVRLRGRLPGLPRFGTVQLHRALSLSATVFLALHITAAVVDSYVSISLLDVLVPFASTYQPLWLGLGTVALDLMVAVLITSLLRARVGHRAWRAVHWLAYASWPIALIHGIGIGTDTGAGWMLWLTISCVAAVLTAFGIRVAHAARASGRTPSTLLRTAEARTPEGARP from the coding sequence ATGAGCGACTCCTCCCTCCTCTGGTACGCCAACAGAGCCACCGGAGCGGTCAGCCTGGTCCTGTTCACCGTCGTCGTACTCCTGGGCATCGCCGTACGTCTGCGCGGCAGACTCCCCGGCCTCCCGAGATTCGGGACGGTCCAGCTGCACCGCGCCCTCTCCCTCTCCGCAACCGTCTTCCTGGCCCTGCACATCACGGCCGCGGTCGTCGACAGCTATGTGAGCATCAGCCTCCTCGATGTCCTCGTCCCGTTCGCCTCCACCTACCAACCCCTCTGGCTGGGCCTCGGCACAGTGGCCCTCGATCTGATGGTGGCGGTACTGATCACCAGCCTGCTCCGCGCCCGCGTCGGGCACCGCGCCTGGCGCGCCGTCCACTGGCTGGCCTATGCCTCCTGGCCGATCGCGCTCATCCACGGCATCGGCATCGGCACGGACACCGGCGCCGGCTGGATGCTGTGGCTGACGATCTCCTGTGTGGCCGCGGTCCTCACGGCCTTCGGCATCCGCGTCGCCCACGCGGCCCGAGCCTCCGGGCGAACCCCCTCCACCCTGCTCCGTACGGCCGAAGCCCGTACGCCCGAAGGAGCCCGCCCATGA